A single genomic interval of Nonomuraea rubra harbors:
- a CDS encoding SDR family oxidoreductase — protein sequence MVSVALVTGATRGIGLAIVRLLAERGVTAIAGVRDEAAAERLGLPCVRLDVTDPAVVRAAAGWIEREYGRLDILVNNAGITLPDGPPSQATAEQARHIYETNVFGVIEVTNAMLPLLRRSPAGRVVNVSSERGSIGRALDQRHPLWPMLNLTYCSSKAALNMITVSYAKELWDTPIKVNAVDPGWVKTDINHGAGIKTPEEGAAPIVAMALLGPDGPTAAFVQDEGPIPF from the coding sequence ATGGTGAGCGTCGCGCTCGTCACCGGGGCCACCAGGGGTATCGGCCTGGCGATCGTCCGGCTGCTGGCCGAACGCGGCGTCACCGCGATCGCCGGCGTGCGGGACGAGGCCGCGGCCGAGCGGCTCGGCCTGCCGTGCGTGCGCCTGGACGTCACGGACCCGGCCGTCGTCCGCGCCGCCGCCGGGTGGATCGAGCGGGAGTACGGCAGGCTCGACATTCTGGTCAACAACGCGGGGATCACCCTTCCCGACGGGCCGCCGAGCCAGGCCACGGCCGAGCAGGCCCGGCACATCTACGAGACGAACGTGTTCGGCGTCATCGAGGTCACGAACGCGATGCTGCCGCTGCTGCGCCGCTCGCCGGCGGGACGCGTCGTGAACGTCTCCAGCGAGCGCGGCTCGATCGGCCGTGCCCTGGACCAGCGGCACCCGCTGTGGCCGATGCTCAACCTCACCTACTGCTCGTCCAAGGCCGCGCTCAACATGATCACCGTGTCCTACGCCAAGGAGCTGTGGGACACCCCGATCAAGGTCAACGCGGTCGACCCGGGCTGGGTGAAGACCGACATCAACCACGGCGCCGGGATCAAGACCCCCGAGGAGGGCGCCGCGCCGATCGTGGCCATGGCGCTGCTCGGCCCCGACGGCCCCACCGCCGCCTTCGTCCAGGACGAAGGCCCCATCCCCTTCTGA
- a CDS encoding FAD-binding oxidoreductase, which translates to MREIMRGQVFLPGDDGFERAAAPWAVGVRQQVVAVAEAADADDVVALVRYARQAGLTVTAQPSGHGASGDVDGTILLRTGLLDEIAVDPDERVVRAGAGARWGQVLAATGKHGLAGPAGSSPVVSVAGFVAGGGLSWFGRKYGWAADSVCAFEIVDAGGERVRVTASSDADLFWALRGGGGDYGIITAVELGLYEVPSLYGGRIVWPAARTGEVFEAFQAVTADAPRELSLWLNRMVSPPPAPATVGIDVTFLGEVAEAEELLAPLAAIGGSLSDSRGLMDVADLGAIAAEPVDPSPMLARTELLTELPVDVLAGAELAPLLNVQIRHLGGALAEARPDGGPGGALGEPYLLYLLGLRLPHLAEAVRGKQAALIAQLGEAVSGRKPYTFLAPGESAAQAFPPEARARLARIKRERDPGGVVRANFPITG; encoded by the coding sequence ATGCGTGAAATCATGCGAGGCCAGGTGTTCCTGCCTGGCGACGACGGGTTCGAACGGGCCGCCGCGCCGTGGGCCGTGGGAGTTCGCCAGCAGGTGGTCGCGGTCGCCGAGGCGGCCGATGCCGACGATGTGGTGGCACTGGTCCGCTATGCCCGCCAGGCCGGGCTGACCGTCACCGCCCAGCCGTCCGGGCACGGCGCCTCGGGCGACGTCGACGGGACGATCCTGCTGCGTACCGGCCTCCTGGACGAGATCGCGGTCGACCCGGACGAGCGGGTGGTCCGGGCCGGTGCGGGCGCGCGGTGGGGGCAGGTGCTGGCCGCGACCGGCAAGCACGGCCTGGCCGGGCCGGCGGGCAGCAGCCCGGTGGTGTCCGTCGCCGGGTTCGTGGCGGGTGGGGGCCTCTCCTGGTTCGGCCGCAAGTACGGCTGGGCCGCCGACTCCGTGTGCGCGTTCGAGATCGTCGACGCCGGGGGCGAGCGGGTGCGCGTCACCGCGAGCTCCGACGCCGACCTGTTCTGGGCACTGCGCGGCGGTGGCGGCGACTACGGGATCATCACCGCCGTCGAGCTGGGCCTGTACGAGGTGCCCAGCCTGTACGGCGGTCGCATCGTGTGGCCTGCCGCGCGCACCGGCGAGGTGTTCGAGGCGTTCCAGGCCGTCACGGCGGACGCGCCGCGCGAGCTGTCGCTGTGGCTCAACCGGATGGTCTCGCCACCGCCCGCCCCGGCGACGGTCGGCATCGACGTGACCTTCCTCGGCGAGGTGGCCGAGGCGGAGGAACTGCTGGCTCCGCTGGCGGCGATCGGCGGCAGCCTGTCCGACAGCCGTGGCCTCATGGACGTCGCCGACCTGGGCGCCATCGCCGCCGAGCCCGTCGACCCCAGCCCGATGCTGGCACGCACCGAACTGCTGACCGAGCTGCCCGTCGACGTCCTGGCAGGGGCCGAGCTCGCGCCGCTGCTGAACGTGCAGATCCGGCACCTGGGGGGCGCACTGGCCGAGGCGCGGCCGGACGGCGGTCCCGGTGGCGCGCTCGGCGAACCGTACCTGCTCTACCTGCTCGGGCTGCGGCTGCCGCACCTGGCCGAGGCGGTGCGGGGCAAGCAGGCCGCCCTGATCGCGCAACTGGGCGAGGCGGTCAGCGGACGCAAACCGTACACCTTCCTCGCCCCCGGCGAGAGCGCCGCCCAGGCCTTTCCCCCCGAGGCCAGGGCGCGGCTGGCGCGGATCAAGCGTGAGCGCGATCCCGGCGGCGTCGTGCGCGCCAACTTCCCGATCACGGGCTGA
- a CDS encoding TetR/AcrR family transcriptional regulator: MPVQRADARRNYALLLTVAKDAIAEYGPDASLEQMARTAGVGSATLRRHFPSRQALLEAVFRDQVETLCGRARELTAAPDARAALLEWLGALTSAAATIRGLAIALTRERAARDGAAAEEACCSAQLTEAADPLVRRAADAGALTPGVTTDDLLTLVTGIALASEHHPDPAAEAERLLRLTIAGVSPPQR; encoded by the coding sequence ATGCCCGTCCAGCGCGCGGACGCCCGGCGCAACTACGCGCTCCTGCTCACCGTGGCCAAGGACGCGATCGCCGAGTACGGTCCCGACGCGTCCCTGGAGCAGATGGCCCGCACGGCGGGCGTCGGATCGGCCACCCTGCGCCGGCACTTCCCCAGCCGGCAGGCGCTGCTGGAGGCGGTCTTCCGCGACCAGGTCGAGACGCTGTGCGGCCGCGCCCGCGAGCTGACCGCCGCACCCGACGCCCGGGCGGCGCTGCTGGAATGGCTGGGCGCGTTGACTTCGGCCGCCGCGACCATCAGAGGGCTGGCGATCGCGCTGACCCGCGAACGGGCGGCCCGCGACGGCGCGGCGGCGGAGGAGGCCTGCTGCTCCGCCCAGCTCACCGAGGCGGCCGACCCGCTGGTACGCCGCGCCGCTGACGCCGGCGCGCTGACGCCCGGCGTGACCACCGACGACCTGCTCACCCTGGTCACCGGCATCGCCCTGGCCTCGGAACACCACCCGGACCCGGCCGCCGAGGCGGAGCGGCTGCTGCGCCTGACCATCGCGGGGGTCAGCCCGCCTCAGCGGTGA
- a CDS encoding NmrA family NAD(P)-binding protein — translation MPIAPVLVTGATGQQGGATARALLAAGTPVRALVRDPATERAKAIEALGAELVTGDLNDRDSVTRAAAGARAVFSVQMPPIRDGAFDFAGELTQAANLVEAARAAGVPQFVHTSVSGAGRHVEAPGWAEGRWSAMEPTYSAKAGAQDLVRAAGFTHWTIIKPGFFMENFLPSVAYLLPRGVEGGLATVLRPGTRLSLVAVDDIGAAAAAAFAAPERFHEVELELASDHLAMTEIAGVLSRAFGTSLTAPAMTVEEALAAGMPEYAVTSHEFLNVAGQPARPEYARALGIPLTSFDDWARRYLTAAH, via the coding sequence ATGCCCATCGCACCTGTCCTGGTCACCGGCGCCACCGGCCAGCAGGGCGGCGCCACCGCGCGCGCCCTGCTCGCGGCCGGCACCCCCGTCCGGGCCCTGGTCCGCGACCCCGCGACCGAGCGGGCGAAGGCGATCGAGGCGCTCGGCGCCGAACTCGTCACCGGCGACCTGAACGACCGCGACTCCGTGACCAGGGCCGCGGCAGGAGCCCGGGCCGTCTTCTCCGTTCAGATGCCCCCGATCAGGGACGGCGCCTTCGACTTCGCCGGCGAGCTGACCCAGGCCGCCAACCTGGTCGAAGCCGCGCGGGCCGCGGGCGTGCCGCAGTTCGTGCACACGTCCGTCTCCGGCGCGGGCCGGCACGTCGAGGCTCCCGGCTGGGCCGAAGGCCGCTGGTCGGCGATGGAGCCCACCTACTCCGCCAAGGCCGGCGCCCAGGACCTGGTACGCGCGGCCGGCTTCACCCACTGGACGATCATCAAGCCGGGCTTCTTCATGGAGAACTTCCTCCCGTCCGTGGCCTACCTGCTCCCCCGCGGCGTCGAGGGCGGCCTGGCGACCGTACTGCGGCCCGGCACGCGGCTCTCCCTCGTCGCGGTGGACGACATCGGCGCGGCGGCCGCCGCGGCGTTCGCCGCGCCGGAGCGGTTCCACGAGGTCGAGCTGGAACTGGCCTCCGACCACCTGGCGATGACGGAGATCGCCGGGGTCCTCTCCCGCGCGTTCGGCACCTCGCTGACCGCGCCCGCCATGACCGTGGAGGAGGCGCTCGCCGCGGGCATGCCGGAGTACGCCGTCACCTCGCACGAGTTCCTCAACGTGGCGGGCCAGCCCGCCCGGCCGGAGTACGCGCGGGCCCTCGGCATCCCGCTCACGTCCTTCGACGACTGGGCACGCAGGTACCTGACCGCCGCGCACTGA
- a CDS encoding PadR family transcriptional regulator, giving the protein MSVPLALLGLLEREPSHGYDLKRDYDTFFGQGKPLPFGQVYSTLGRLARDGKVTAGQSEPGDGPDRKRYAITPLGTREVESWLSEPVAAEPYLQTVLFTKVVLALMLGRDAAGYLDLQRATHLRRMREFTQIKRTGSLTDALLADHGMFHLEADLRWIDVTQARLGALAALVRES; this is encoded by the coding sequence ATGAGTGTTCCCCTAGCGCTGCTCGGCCTGCTGGAGCGGGAGCCGAGTCACGGCTACGACCTGAAGCGCGACTACGACACGTTCTTCGGCCAGGGCAAGCCGCTGCCGTTCGGGCAGGTGTACTCCACGCTCGGCCGGCTGGCCAGGGACGGCAAGGTCACGGCCGGGCAGAGCGAGCCGGGCGACGGCCCCGACCGCAAGCGTTACGCCATCACCCCGCTCGGCACGCGGGAGGTGGAGTCGTGGCTGTCGGAGCCGGTGGCGGCGGAGCCGTACCTGCAGACGGTGCTGTTCACCAAGGTCGTGCTGGCGCTGATGCTGGGCCGGGACGCGGCCGGCTACCTCGACCTGCAGCGGGCCACGCACCTGCGGCGCATGCGGGAGTTCACGCAGATCAAGCGCACCGGCTCGCTGACCGACGCGCTGCTGGCCGACCACGGCATGTTCCATCTGGAGGCGGACCTGCGCTGGATCGACGTCACCCAGGCACGGCTGGGCGCGCTGGCGGCCCTGGTGCGCGAGTCATGA
- a CDS encoding ABC transporter ATP-binding protein: MIIEARELSRAYGRTPALREAGLSVAAGEIVAVMGPSGSGKSTLLHCLAGIFTPDSGEVWFRGRRLDTMSDARRTELRRTAFGFVFQFGQLVPELTAADNVALPMLLGRTRRRDAYRRAGEWLERLGLGELGGRRTSELSGGQAQRVAIARALVTGPRVLFADEPTGALDSLTGEHVMELLVGLAREEGTTVIVVTHDARVASFADREVIVRDGRVTDPFAEQRESSGAAR, encoded by the coding sequence ATGATCATCGAAGCGCGCGAGCTCAGCCGCGCCTACGGGCGCACCCCGGCGCTGCGCGAGGCCGGCCTGTCGGTGGCCGCCGGGGAGATCGTGGCGGTCATGGGCCCCAGCGGCTCGGGGAAGTCGACGCTGCTGCACTGCCTGGCCGGGATCTTCACGCCCGACAGCGGCGAGGTGTGGTTCCGCGGCCGGCGGCTGGACACGATGAGCGACGCCCGGCGCACGGAGCTGCGGCGCACCGCGTTCGGGTTCGTCTTCCAGTTCGGGCAGCTCGTGCCGGAGCTGACCGCGGCCGACAACGTCGCGCTGCCGATGTTGCTGGGCCGTACCCGGCGCAGGGACGCCTACCGGCGGGCCGGCGAGTGGCTGGAGCGGCTGGGGCTGGGAGAGCTGGGCGGGCGGCGTACCAGCGAGCTGTCGGGCGGCCAGGCGCAGCGGGTGGCGATCGCCAGGGCGCTGGTGACGGGGCCGCGGGTGCTGTTCGCCGACGAGCCGACCGGCGCGCTCGACTCGCTGACCGGTGAGCACGTCATGGAGCTGCTGGTCGGGCTGGCGCGCGAGGAGGGCACGACCGTGATCGTGGTGACCCACGACGCCCGGGTGGCCTCCTTCGCCGACCGGGAGGTCATCGTCCGCGACGGCCGCGTCACCGACCCCTTCGCCGAGCAGCGGGAAAGCTCCGGGGCCGCGCGATGA
- a CDS encoding FtsX-like permease family protein: MIALGLRLSLRGGREAAARLVLIVAGVAAGVTVLLATLSLFNAFQATTARPCWECTAGTAPSGWALDTTAAGALWSYRLDYYAGQPIKRLDAAALGERAPVIPGLASMPGPGRYYVSPALARLLDSVPRERLAGRFPGTRAGTLGQAALSGPDELAVVVGRTPQDVAAMAGARQVDTVETASAAALLDDNTDLYRFGFAVAAIGLFVPLLVLVNAATRLAAARREARFAAFRLAGATSRQVNVLAAVEAALGAFLGALLGAALFQLVRPAVALVRVTGSRFFPELVTPALWQYAAVLAGVPVLSACTALWSLRRVRISPLGAARKAAGRPPRAWRVIPLPAGLALFAGPVFRGGDREPDALLAGAAVALIMIGLILAGPWLTMLAARLAARVTGGAATLLAAQRMAADPKAAFRSVSGLVLAAFLGTAIAGIVPAVVAGQQAVAGGALNGVLRAPLTHQPGTGGLAPQAATDLLARLRAHPGVAVLPIYTLPGDPPPPGPDGPPPPRTAAGCADLARFPVLGRCPAGAQAVTGYFERLVEADNPLTVDKLLPLAAPTGQTVSTGGLSLAAVLVGMDDQGTLEELRTLLARYGAGAPMTFAEVAQARATLYTQAENLALAMVALTLIAGGCSLVVAVGGGLMERRQPFTLLRLAGTPARTLAAVVLLESALPLVLAAAVAAGAGFGVAGPFIGALAMKGASLAVPGPVYFATVGGGLAASLLVILTAVPLLRRMTAPDHARFE; the protein is encoded by the coding sequence ATGATCGCGCTGGGGCTGCGGCTGTCGCTGCGCGGCGGCAGGGAGGCCGCGGCCAGGCTGGTGCTGATCGTGGCCGGGGTGGCGGCCGGCGTCACGGTGCTGCTGGCCACGCTCTCCCTCTTCAACGCCTTCCAGGCCACCACCGCACGGCCCTGCTGGGAGTGCACCGCCGGCACCGCGCCCAGCGGCTGGGCCCTCGACACCACCGCCGCCGGCGCGCTGTGGAGCTACCGGCTGGACTACTACGCCGGGCAGCCGATCAAGCGCCTGGACGCCGCCGCGCTCGGCGAGCGGGCCCCGGTCATCCCCGGCCTGGCGAGCATGCCCGGCCCGGGCCGGTACTACGTCTCCCCCGCGCTGGCCCGGCTGCTGGACTCGGTGCCGCGCGAACGCCTGGCCGGCCGCTTCCCCGGGACCCGCGCCGGAACCCTCGGCCAGGCCGCGCTGTCCGGGCCGGACGAGCTGGCCGTCGTGGTGGGCCGGACCCCGCAGGACGTCGCCGCCATGGCGGGGGCGCGGCAGGTGGACACGGTGGAGACCGCGTCCGCCGCGGCCCTGCTCGACGACAACACCGACCTCTACCGGTTCGGTTTCGCCGTGGCCGCCATCGGCCTGTTCGTCCCGCTTCTGGTGCTGGTGAACGCGGCCACCCGGCTGGCCGCCGCCCGCCGGGAGGCGCGATTCGCCGCGTTCCGGCTGGCCGGCGCCACGTCCCGGCAGGTCAACGTGCTCGCCGCGGTGGAGGCCGCGCTCGGCGCGTTCCTGGGCGCGCTGCTCGGCGCCGCGCTGTTCCAGCTCGTACGGCCCGCCGTGGCCCTGGTCCGCGTCACCGGCTCGCGGTTCTTCCCCGAGCTGGTCACCCCGGCCCTCTGGCAGTACGCGGCCGTGCTCGCCGGCGTCCCGGTCCTGTCGGCCTGCACGGCGCTCTGGTCGCTGCGCCGCGTGCGGATCTCCCCGCTGGGCGCGGCCAGGAAGGCCGCCGGGCGCCCGCCCCGGGCGTGGCGGGTGATCCCGCTGCCGGCGGGGCTGGCGCTGTTCGCCGGGCCGGTGTTCCGGGGCGGCGATCGCGAGCCGGACGCGTTACTGGCCGGTGCGGCCGTGGCGCTCATCATGATCGGCTTGATCCTGGCGGGCCCGTGGCTGACGATGCTGGCCGCCCGGCTCGCCGCCCGCGTGACCGGGGGCGCGGCGACCCTGCTGGCCGCGCAGCGGATGGCGGCCGACCCGAAGGCGGCCTTCCGGTCGGTGAGCGGGCTCGTGCTGGCGGCGTTCCTGGGCACGGCGATCGCGGGGATCGTCCCGGCCGTGGTCGCGGGGCAGCAGGCGGTGGCCGGCGGCGCGCTCAACGGGGTGCTGCGCGCCCCGCTCACCCACCAGCCCGGCACCGGCGGCCTCGCGCCACAGGCCGCCACCGACCTGCTCGCCCGCCTGCGCGCTCACCCCGGCGTCGCCGTCCTGCCGATCTACACCCTCCCGGGCGATCCCCCGCCTCCCGGGCCCGACGGCCCTCCGCCGCCCAGGACCGCCGCCGGCTGCGCGGACCTGGCACGCTTCCCCGTGCTCGGCCGGTGCCCGGCGGGCGCGCAGGCCGTGACGGGCTACTTCGAGCGGCTCGTCGAGGCCGACAACCCGCTCACCGTCGACAAGCTGCTCCCCCTCGCCGCCCCCACCGGCCAGACGGTCTCCACCGGCGGCCTCAGCCTGGCGGCCGTCCTGGTCGGCATGGACGACCAGGGCACGCTGGAGGAGCTTCGCACGCTGCTGGCCCGCTACGGCGCCGGCGCGCCGATGACGTTCGCCGAGGTCGCGCAGGCCAGGGCGACGCTCTACACGCAGGCGGAGAACCTGGCGCTGGCGATGGTCGCGCTGACCCTGATCGCCGGCGGCTGCAGCCTGGTCGTGGCGGTCGGCGGCGGGCTGATGGAGCGCAGGCAGCCGTTCACGCTGCTGCGGCTGGCGGGCACGCCGGCCCGCACCCTGGCGGCGGTGGTGCTGCTGGAGTCGGCGCTCCCCCTCGTCCTGGCCGCCGCCGTCGCCGCCGGCGCGGGGTTCGGCGTGGCGGGGCCGTTCATCGGCGCGCTGGCGATGAAGGGCGCGTCCCTGGCCGTGCCGGGGCCGGTCTACTTCGCGACCGTCGGCGGCGGCCTGGCCGCGTCCCTGCTGGTGATCCTCACAGCCGTGCCGCTGCTGCGGCGCATGACCGCGCCGGACCACGCGCGTTTCGAGTAG
- a CDS encoding penicillin acylase family protein has protein sequence MKLLSTVMALALTFTPVGTPVVPAPAGRYTAEIRRTEYGIPHVTAKDHGGLGFGYGYAFAQDNLCVLASWVITLRGERSRTFGPEARSDDPVRPVDNLTSDVYYRSVADSGVIRRVLAQPPPVGPTAELRELVDGYVAGYNRYLEDTGVANLPDPTCRGRSWVGPITAADLWANLLDLNRMAGSSGLKEAIVGGEEPEGPAPAPGSNAWALGRQATRDGHGMLLADPHFPWNGIRRFYQVQLTIPGVLDVSGGSLYGTPVVQIGHNARVAWTHTVSHAHRFTLYRLRLAGDGAYLVDGRAEPMGRQRIEVPLKDGTLTDRTLYTSRYGPVLAEGRSDEYAYAFADANAANLRAADEWLAMAKAGDLAELRAAQDTFQGLPFVYTLATDVSGTATFADASVVPHVSDDRARRCAVPAPDPSLEAFTLDGSTSACLWGRDRDAVVPGLFGPGSQPRLTRADYVANSNNTPWMTNPAAPLTTYGQVWGATRTDVETRPRVSLDMIARRLSGTDGLGAPGFTLPTLQASAQAKRNYTFELLRSDVAALCRDHPRATASDGRRVDLRQACRTLTAWNGRATLDGQGAILWREFYTGLQRPVRPGEPAQPWWRVPFDPEQPLTTPRGLDRDDPAVRRALADAVQRFQAGGIPLTLTPGQAQHYSSLPVPGCTEFEGCFDRVRTGDPLGADGRYPEVDTGSSFMMAVELTPAGPRTRTILTYSLSANPSSPHHTDQTTLFARGQWVTERFTEAEIAADPRLRVTTVRG, from the coding sequence ATGAAACTGCTGTCCACGGTCATGGCGCTCGCCCTGACCTTCACCCCTGTGGGCACCCCTGTGGTGCCGGCCCCCGCCGGGCGCTACACGGCCGAGATCCGCCGCACCGAGTACGGCATCCCGCACGTGACCGCCAAGGACCACGGCGGGCTCGGCTTCGGCTACGGCTACGCCTTCGCCCAGGACAACCTGTGCGTCCTGGCCTCCTGGGTGATCACGCTCCGGGGCGAACGCTCGCGGACGTTCGGCCCGGAGGCACGGTCGGACGACCCGGTCCGCCCGGTCGACAACCTCACCAGCGACGTCTACTACAGGAGCGTCGCCGACTCGGGCGTGATCCGGCGGGTGCTGGCGCAGCCGCCCCCGGTGGGCCCCACCGCCGAGCTGCGCGAGCTCGTGGACGGCTACGTCGCCGGCTACAACCGCTACCTGGAGGACACCGGGGTGGCGAACCTGCCCGACCCCACCTGCCGGGGCAGGTCCTGGGTCGGCCCGATCACCGCCGCCGACCTGTGGGCCAACCTCCTCGACCTCAACCGCATGGCGGGCAGCTCCGGGCTCAAGGAGGCCATCGTGGGAGGCGAGGAGCCCGAGGGTCCCGCGCCGGCCCCGGGCAGCAACGCCTGGGCGCTGGGCCGCCAGGCCACCCGCGACGGCCACGGCATGCTGCTGGCCGACCCGCACTTCCCGTGGAACGGCATCCGCCGCTTCTACCAGGTGCAGCTCACGATCCCGGGCGTGCTCGACGTCTCGGGCGGCAGCCTGTACGGCACCCCCGTCGTCCAGATCGGCCACAACGCGCGCGTCGCCTGGACGCACACCGTCTCCCACGCCCACCGTTTCACCCTCTACCGGCTGCGGCTCGCGGGCGACGGCGCCTACCTGGTGGACGGCCGGGCCGAGCCGATGGGCCGCCAGCGGATCGAGGTGCCGCTGAAGGACGGCACGCTGACCGATCGCACCCTCTACACCTCCCGCTACGGCCCCGTGCTGGCGGAGGGACGGAGCGACGAGTACGCCTACGCGTTCGCCGACGCCAACGCCGCCAACCTGCGCGCGGCCGACGAGTGGCTGGCCATGGCCAAGGCCGGGGACCTCGCGGAGCTGCGCGCCGCCCAGGACACCTTCCAGGGCCTGCCGTTCGTCTACACGCTGGCCACCGACGTGAGCGGGACCGCCACCTTCGCCGACGCCTCGGTCGTCCCGCACGTGAGTGACGACCGGGCGCGCCGCTGCGCCGTGCCCGCGCCGGACCCGTCGCTGGAGGCGTTCACGCTGGACGGCTCGACCTCCGCCTGCCTGTGGGGCAGGGATCGCGACGCCGTCGTGCCCGGCCTGTTCGGGCCCGGCAGCCAGCCGAGGCTGACCAGGGCCGACTACGTCGCCAACTCCAACAACACCCCGTGGATGACGAACCCCGCCGCTCCCCTCACGACGTACGGCCAGGTGTGGGGCGCCACCCGTACCGACGTCGAGACGCGCCCCCGCGTGAGCCTCGACATGATCGCCCGGCGGCTGTCCGGCACGGACGGCCTGGGCGCGCCCGGCTTCACGCTGCCCACCCTGCAGGCGAGCGCGCAGGCCAAGCGCAACTACACCTTCGAACTCCTGCGCTCTGACGTGGCGGCGCTGTGCCGTGACCACCCCAGGGCGACCGCGTCCGACGGCCGGCGCGTGGACCTGCGCCAGGCGTGCCGGACGCTGACGGCCTGGAACGGGCGCGCCACCCTGGACGGGCAGGGGGCGATCCTGTGGCGCGAGTTCTACACCGGGCTGCAGCGCCCCGTCAGGCCGGGAGAGCCCGCGCAGCCCTGGTGGCGGGTGCCGTTCGACCCCGAGCAGCCGCTCACCACCCCGCGCGGCCTCGACCGCGACGACCCCGCCGTGCGGCGGGCCCTGGCCGACGCCGTGCAGCGGTTCCAGGCCGGCGGCATCCCCCTGACCCTCACCCCTGGCCAGGCGCAGCACTACTCCTCGCTCCCCGTCCCCGGCTGCACGGAGTTCGAGGGCTGCTTCGACCGGGTGCGCACGGGCGACCCGCTGGGCGCGGACGGGCGCTATCCCGAGGTGGACACCGGCTCCAGCTTCATGATGGCCGTCGAGCTCACCCCGGCGGGCCCGCGGACCCGTACGATCCTGACCTACTCGCTGTCCGCCAACCCCTCCTCGCCGCACCACACCGACCAGACCACGCTGTTCGCGCGCGGGCAGTGGGTCACGGAGCGCTTCACCGAGGCGGAGATCGCGGCGGACCCGCGGCTGCGCGTCACGACCGTACGGGGCTGA
- a CDS encoding MerR family transcriptional regulator yields MAWSIAQVARMSGVTSRTLRHYDEIGLLRPAWVGANGYRHYEEDQLLRLQQILVLRELGLGLTEIAQIVDRHTDPAAALREHHQRLLAERDRLDAVARLVARTITELEQSEGKSGMSRISRPENLFEGFDAARYGAQARERWPEHWERSGQQQLLDTVSPEELGRMQQEATAAMIGLAELMAAGTPAGDPAVLAVLDGHYRELTRFWTPSAAEYTRLGRMQVEDEQFRANYEQVAEGLAAYMRDAMAAYARARLS; encoded by the coding sequence ATGGCGTGGTCGATCGCGCAGGTGGCGCGGATGTCGGGCGTGACGTCGAGAACGCTGCGCCACTACGACGAGATCGGCCTGCTGCGGCCGGCCTGGGTCGGCGCGAACGGCTACCGCCACTACGAGGAGGACCAGCTCCTGCGGCTGCAGCAGATCCTCGTGCTGCGGGAGCTCGGGCTCGGCCTCACCGAGATCGCGCAGATCGTCGACCGGCACACCGACCCCGCGGCGGCGCTGCGCGAGCACCACCAGCGGCTGCTGGCGGAGCGCGACCGGCTCGACGCGGTGGCCCGCCTGGTCGCCCGCACCATCACCGAACTCGAACAGAGCGAAGGGAAGAGCGGCATGTCCAGAATCAGCAGACCGGAGAACCTGTTCGAAGGCTTCGACGCCGCGCGTTACGGCGCGCAGGCCCGCGAACGGTGGCCGGAGCACTGGGAGCGGTCCGGCCAGCAGCAGCTCCTGGACACCGTGTCCCCGGAGGAGCTCGGCCGCATGCAGCAGGAGGCGACGGCCGCGATGATCGGCCTGGCCGAGCTCATGGCAGCCGGCACGCCGGCCGGGGACCCCGCCGTGCTCGCCGTGCTCGACGGCCATTACCGGGAGCTGACCCGGTTCTGGACGCCGAGCGCGGCGGAGTACACCCGGCTGGGGCGGATGCAGGTCGAGGACGAGCAGTTCAGGGCCAACTACGAGCAGGTGGCCGAAGGGCTGGCCGCGTACATGCGCGACGCCATGGCCGCGTACGCGCGGGCCCGCCTGAGCTGA